A DNA window from Anastrepha obliqua isolate idAnaObli1 chromosome 5, idAnaObli1_1.0, whole genome shotgun sequence contains the following coding sequences:
- the LOC129246997 gene encoding chitinase domain-containing protein 1 gives MPTTATYSLLITVLLIVFSTIEATLSPRKGRAEKTKTIKPLNVLAGPHDESVFERNLIDMRPLPQDILEHNAAYYKDTSLRNFNGTVLGYVTAWNSHGYDVAKWFARKFDIISPVWFQIVKNGDEYELAGTHDIDRSWMREVRRKGKNDRGTAVKIFPRFIFDKFTERDFSRLLSLERERVRLNELLVNACKQNEFDGVVIEFWTQIGGRVDEHFLITLVQQLHEALKKENLRLILVIPPYRQEVPNLFTERHLNQLYKHVYAFSLMTYDYSNVQRPGANSPLYWVRQSVELLAPATSHDVKTKRRKILLGLNMYGNDYTSDGGGPIVAAQYLKLLNYAKKRVPFDELDVENYFEVKAEDGRHMVFYPSLYSVHERIKLAQELGTGISIWELGQGLDYFYDLF, from the exons ATGCCGACCACTGCCACATATTCACTTCTAATAACCGTATTATTGATTGTGTTTTCAACGATTGAAGCTACATTATCACCAAGGAAAGGACGTgctgaaaaaaccaaaacaattaAACCTTTAAATGTGTTAGCTGGACCTCACGATGAATCCGTTTTCGAAAGAAATCTAATTGATATGCGTCCCCTACCCCAAGATATTCTAGAGCACAATGCGGCATATTACAAGGATACTTCATTGCGGAATTTCAACGGCACTGTACTTGGCTATGTTACGGCg TGGAACTCACATGGGTATGATGTGGCAAAATGGTTTGCGCGAAAATTCGATATTATCTCCCCGGTGTGGtttcaaattgtcaaaaatggtGATGAATATGAATTAGCTGGCACACACGACATTGATCGAAGTTGGATGCGAGAAGTGCGCCGCAAGGGTAAAAACGATCGTGGTACTGCAGTAAAGA TTTTTCCACGTTTcatatttgataaatttacggaACGGGATTTTTCTCGATTGTTGAGTTTGGAGAGAGAGCGGGTGCGTCTAAATGAACTGTTAGTAAATGCTTGCAAACAAAATGAATTCGATGGCGTTGTTATAGAGTTTTGGACGCAAATTGGAGGACGTGTGGACGAACATTTTCTCATTACATTGGTGCAACAATTAc aTGAAGCACTCAAAAAGGAAAATTTACGTTTAATCCTTGTGATACCGCCATATCGGCAAGAGGTTCCAAACTTATTCACTGAAAGGCATTTAAATCAACTATATAAACATGTTTATGCATTCTCACTAATGACTTATGACTATTCGAATGTACAAAGACCAG GCGCAAACTCCCCTTTGTATTGGGTCCGCCAGTCAGTTGAACTACTAGCTCCTGCTACAAGCCACGATGTTAAGACGAAACGTCGCAAAATTCTTTTGGGCCTTAATATGTATGGAAATGATTATACATCTGACGGTGGTGGGCCAATTGTAGCTGcacaatatttaaaacttttgaattatgcaaaaaaacgtGTACCTTTCGATGAGCTGGATGTGGAAAACTACTTTGAAGTGAA AGCCGAGGATGGTCGACATATGGTGTTTTATCCCAGCCTTTATTCCGTGCATGAACGCATAAAACTCGCTCAAGAATTGGGTACTGGCATTTCTATTTGGGAATTGGGTCAAGGCTTAGATTATTTTTATGATCTCTTTTAA
- the LOC129248636 gene encoding tudor domain-containing protein 1-like: protein MLSLTIVNNFESVVFSKFFKFYVFTLFLVMAFRSNMDRMQTMHAMCARELEQLQTNLSRFLIDSEAVLRNDVLKNSRKENGFPTHANVFALMAYDRYMSRLAAVTNLARKFNIHLQLHNLHKIFALDIGMGLAPDSYLFDEFVEWRKVLWDSDECLDLKPFRSEDGPSIATTTVADVSKKVHSTDEICEEKCPLVRKITFATPESLTLEVWPSCVQLRDLSTFVAGYHFSAFVTYVEDLGALSFYACQMRNDMLYELSNMFNLLKSVRMPSTNTVFGISINSKSILRGVLQYLDGASDGGNGNLHVLLIDYGELVPLNPNDVQFYDLPKVYRDLPAQAMKCILLGVKAALDECAQMDACVLGTKLQSYEFKEVNFEVVRKTGRVLFVYVIENREIEAKSPKDKKGENLSNNPFVNSFNENSYNSDVQPPKTKFDSNKNLKFLLTLRTDEVCKNDIIYLQVMHIDRPDCFHAQILKNKSETLEQLFWNTGEVLLEQKLTAQPKLGDIILAQYAKDEFWYRAKVIDVVDDDVFKVFYLDYGNTETVSLKSIAKCNSAQETAPFRAVFCRFAGIIDITNGDESLCEQAVQMLVVMLLNQRIEVRVVQKMNDGELCVQLLDKEFAETTQMLVEMGYAKEI, encoded by the exons ATGTTGAGTTTGACAATTGTGAACAATTTTGAATCAGTTGTATTtagtaagttttttaaattttacgtttttacgcTGTTTTTGGTCATGGCGTTTCGCTCAAATATGGACCGCATGCAAACAATGCATGCAATGTGCGCACGAGAGCTTGAGCAGTTGCAAACAAATTTGTCTAGGTTTCTGATAGATAGTGAAGCTGTACTGAGAAATGATGTATTAAAAAACTCTCGAAAAGAAAACGGCTTTCCAACACACGCCAACGTGTTTGCACTTATGGCCTATGATCGATACATGTCGCGTTTAGCTGCTGTAACAAACCTTGCACGGAAATTTAACATTCACTTGCAACTACATAATCTGCATAAGATATTTGCTCTTGATATTGGAATGGGCTTGGCACCTGATTCCTATCTATTTGATGAATTTGTGGAATGGCGCAAGGTTTTATGGGACAGCGATGAGTGTCTCGATTTGAAACCGTTTCGAAGTGAAGATGGGCCATCAATTGCTACCACTACGGTGGCAGATGTCAGTAAAAAAGTACATTCAACTGATGAAATATGCGAAGAAAAATGTCCGCTTGTGCGTAAAATAACTTTTGCTACGCCAGAATCGTTGACGCTAGAAGTATGGCCATCTTGTGTGCAATTGCGTGACTTGTCCACTTTTGTTGCTGGATACcacttttctgcatttgtgACATACGTTGAAGACCTAGGAGCATTGAGTTTTTATGCTTGCCAAATGCGCAACGATATGCTCTACGAATTGAGTAACATGTTCAACCTGCTCAAGAGCGTACGCATGCCTTCAACGAATACCGTTTTTGGTATTTCTATTAATAGTAAGAGCATTTTGCGGGGAGTACTCCAGTATCTAGACGGTGCTTCCGATGGCGGAAATGGTAATTTACATGTGCTACTCATCGATTATGGAGAACTGGTGCCCCTGAATCCCAATGATGTTCAGTTTTATGATTTACCAAAAGTGTACCGGGATTTGCCTGCACAGGCTATGAAATGTATACTTTTGGGTGTTAAAGCAGCACTAGATGAATGTGCACAGATGGATGCATGTGTATTGGGTACAAAGCTACAAAGCTATGAATTTAAAGAAGTCAATTTCGAAGTTGTAAGAAAAACAGGTCGAgttttatttgtgtatgtaattgAGAATCGAGAAATTGAGGCGAAATCACCAAAG gataaaaaaggagaaaatttATCAAACAACCCTTTCGTAAactcttttaatgaaaattcatATAACAGTGACGTTCAACcaccaaaaaccaaatttgacagcaataagaatttgaaatttttgttaactCTGCGCACAGATGAGGTTTGCAAAaatgatattatatatttgcAAGTTATGCATATTGACCGACCTGATTGCTTCCATGcacaaatacttaaaaataaatcggAAACATTGGAACAACTATTTTGGAATACCGGCGAAGTTCTGTTGGAGCAAAAGCTAACAGCGCAACCCAAATTGGGTGATATAATATTGGCGCAATATGCGAAAGATGAATTTTGGTATCGCGCTAAAGTCATTGATGTGGTCGATGATGATGTTTTTAAG GTATTCTATTTGGATTATGGTAATACAGAGACGGTGTCATTGAAGAGCATTGCCAAATGCAATAGTGCCCAAGAGACGGCACCGTTTCGTGCAgtattttgtcgttttgctggTATAATCGATATTACTAACGGGGACGAGTCGCTCTGCGAACAAGCTGTGCAAATGTTAGTTGTTATGTTATTGAATCAACGTATCGAAGTGCGAGTCGTACAAAAAATGAACGATGGAGAGTTGTGCGTACAACTATTGGACAAGGAGTTTGCTGAGACAACACAAATGTTGGTCGAAATGGGCTATGCTAAGGAAATCTAA
- the LOC129248052 gene encoding ATP-dependent RNA helicase WM6, translated as MADNDDLLDYEDEEQTETTVAEVPEAPKKDVKGTYVSIHSSGFRDFLLKPEILRAIVDCGFEHPSEVQHECIPQAVLGMDILCQAKSGMGKTAVFVLATLQQLEPTENVVYVLVMCHTRELAFQISKEYERFSKYMPAVKVGVFFGGLSIQKDEESLKGTTPHIVVGTPGRILALIRNKKLNLKHLKHFILDECDKMLEQLDMRRDVQEIFRSTPHGKQVMMFSATLSKEIRPVCKKFMQDPMEVYVDDEAKLTLHGLQQHYVKLKENEKNKKLFELLDVLEFNQVVIFVKSVQRCMALAQLLTEQNFPAIGIHRGMTQEERLNRYQQFKDFQKRILVATNLFGRGMDIERVNIVFNYDMPEDSDTYLHRVARAGRFGTKGLAITFVSDEADAKILNEVQDRFDVNITELPDEIDLSSYIEGR; from the exons ATGGCTGATAATGATGATCTTTTGGATTATGAGGATGAGGAGCAGACCGAGACTACGGTCGCCGAGGTCCCAGAAGCACCAAAGAAGGATGTGAAAGGCACATACGTGTCAATTCATAGCTCGGGCTTTCGTGATTTTCTACTGAAGCCAGAAATTTTGCGTGCAATAGTCGACTGCGGTTTTGAGCATCCGTCCGAAG tgCAACACGAGTGTATACCACAGGCCGTGCTAGGAATGGATATTCTCTGCCAGGCCAAGTCGGGTATGGGTAAGACTGCAGTTTTTGTGCTTGCAACTTTACAGCAGTTAGAACCGACGGAAAATGTGGTATACGTATTGGTTATGTGTCATACTCGTGAATTAGCATTTCAAATAAGCAAAGAGTATGAACGATTTTCAAAGTACATGCCAGCAGTGAAG GTGGGTGTATTTTTTGGTGGTTTGTCGATTCAAAAAGATGAAGAATCTTTGAAGGGCACCACGCCACACATTGTTGTAGGCACACCTGGTCGTATCCTTGCCTTGATACGCAACAAAAAACTTAACCTCAAgcatttgaagcattttattcttgACGAATGCGACAAAATGTTGGAACAACTTG atATGCGTCGCGATGTACAGGAGATTTTCCGCAGCACTCCACATGGAAAACAAGTCATGATGTTTTCCGCCACGTTGAGCAAGGAAATACGTCCGGTGTGCAAAAAATTCATGCAAGAT CCCATGGAAGTTTATGTGGATGATGAAGCGAAATTGACATTACACGGATTACAACAGCATTACGTTAAGCTGAAGGAGaacgagaaaaataaaaaattgttcgaaTTGTTGGATGTACTCGAATTCAACCAA GTCGTGATTTTTGTAAAATCTGTTCAACGTTGCATGGCGTTGGCACAGTTACTAACCGAACAAAACTTTCCCGCAATTGGCATACATCGTGGCATGACTCAAGAAGAGCGTCTAAATCGCTATCAACAGTTTAAAGATTTTCAAAAGCGTATTCTGGTAGCCACCAATCTTTTTGGTCGTGGCATGGATATCGAGCGTGTAAACATTGTATTTAACTATGATATGCCAGAAGATTCGGACACTTACCTGCATCGTGTGGCCCGTGCTGGTCGTTTCGGTACCAAAGGTTTGGCTATAACATTTGTTTCGGATGAGGCGGATGCTAAAATTTTGAATGAAGTGCAAGACAgatttgatgtcaatatcacTGAATTACcagatgaaattgatttatcaTCGTATA ttgaAGGAcgataa